A genomic window from Pseudomonadota bacterium includes:
- a CDS encoding YbaB/EbfC family nucleoid-associated protein → MSDAERPNFGELVEAAQRMQQEVQRVQQELAGQTVEGSAGGGLVVVRANGRHQVLSVTIDPQLLVPDEAAMLQDLIVAATNQAFARAAELAQQALSRVAGGLPLRLPGLV, encoded by the coding sequence ATGAGCGACGCAGAGCGGCCGAACTTCGGTGAGCTGGTGGAGGCTGCCCAGCGGATGCAGCAGGAGGTTCAGCGGGTGCAGCAGGAGCTCGCTGGTCAGACGGTCGAAGGCTCCGCGGGCGGTGGTCTGGTCGTCGTGCGCGCGAACGGTCGCCACCAGGTGCTCTCCGTGACGATCGATCCACAGCTGCTCGTCCCCGACGAGGCGGCGATGCTGCAAGACCTGATCGTGGCCGCGACCAACCAGGCCTTTGCGCGCGCCGCCGAGCTCGCGCAGCAGGCGCTGTCGCGGGTGGCGGGTGGCCTCCCGCTTCGTTTGCCCGGCCTGGTCTGA